A region from the Dendropsophus ebraccatus isolate aDenEbr1 chromosome 1, aDenEbr1.pat, whole genome shotgun sequence genome encodes:
- the LOC138778386 gene encoding protocadherin gamma-B2-like — MDKKIQDSGKSTMKWQVAFFLLSLISGHTIAQLHYSIPEELKQGSIVGNIAKDLGLKIKELQLRKFHIFSRGINQYFSINIENGELYVAERIDREVICGTKQNCLISFEAVIENPLHLYTIKVDIEDINDNPPSFSENVFNTAISELALSGVRLPLGLAQDPDIGINSIQDYKINDNEYFTLGIKTTKDGIKHPELILVKTIDREEQSMLNLILSASDGGTPPKTGTALIKIIIQDVNDNFPKFSKDIYETSISENVPIGFLVLQLTAEDEDEGANAQITYFFRDTPESTYSTFRIDPVNGSITVISDIDYEVSDSYELTVEAKDGGNLAAHCKIYIDVIDINDNAPRITVTSLLTTIPEDSPPGTIITLINVHDLDSKENGEVTCELSENLPFQLISTSGNYYKLVTTTSVDREKVSQYNITIIATDNGSPQLSANKTVQLNISDVNDNPPVFAIKNYVVYIQENNLQGTSIHGIHASDCDINENSRIMYSVLSNTIDDIPVSSYVSINSVTGVLYAQRSFDYEQLREFQFQVMAKDSGSPPLSSNVTVRICIIDKNDNAPKILYPSADTEGSALFEFIPHSAEKGYLVTKVIAVDADSGHNAWLSYHLLQVPDPSLLTIGQYNGEIRIGRDLPDIETLRQKIVVLVKDNGLPSLSSTVTLNLVVAENFQQVVPEIRRQPNNSATASNTTFYLVIAIGLISLLFIVTVLITIIFKCRKSPSSTSFDAFSRNVYPQFTLGCPSEISDTSLPFPFSYDVCVTLDSKQNEIAYLKPVQNVPTDNLIDTDDSALANNQPERLPENTVAPVIESTE; from the exons ATGGATAAGAAGATCCAAGATTCAGGAAAAAGCACAATGAAATGGCAAGTagcattttttcttctttcccttATATCTGGACATACCATTGCTCAGCTTCACTACTCAATACCTGAGGAACTGAAGCAGGGATCCATAGTAGGAAACATAGCAAAGGATCTAGGATTAAAAATAAAGGAGTTACAATTAAGGAAGTTCCATATATTTTCTAGAGGAATCAATCAGTACTTTAGTATTAACATAGAAAATGGAGAATTGTATGTTGCGGAAAGGATAGACAGAGAGGTTATCTGTGGGACAAAACAGAACTGTCTCATTAGCTTTGAAGCTGTGATAGAAAATCCTTTACATTTATATACAATTAAAGTGGATATTGAGGATATTAATGATAATCCACCGAGTTTCTCTGAAAATGTTTTTAATACTGCAATTAGTGAGTTGGCATTATCTGGAGTACGTCTGCCTTTGGGACTAGCACAGGACCCCGATATTGGAATAAATTCTATACAAGACTATAAAATAAATGATAATGAATACTTCACACTGGGAATAAAAACAACCAAAGATGGAATTAAACACCCTGAACTGATTTTAGTGAAAACTATAGATAGAGAAGAACAAAGTATGTTGAATTTAATTCTATCTGCTTCGGATGGGGGGACCCCTCCTAAAACTGGGACTGCCCTTATAAAGATCATCATTCAAGATGTGAATGATAACTTTCCAAAATTTAGCAAAGACATATATGAAACAAGTATTAGTGAAAATGTTCCCATTGGTTTTCTGGTTCTCCAGTTAactgctgaggatgaagatgaaGGTGCAAATGCACAAATAACATACTTCTTTCGAGACACTCCAGAAAGTACCTACTCTACCTTTAGAATAGATCCAGTAAATGGAAGTATCACTGTGATTTCAGATATAGACTATGAGGTCTCAGATAGCTATGAGTTAACTGTGGAGGCTAAAGATGGCGGTAACCTTGCTGCTCACTGCAAGATCTATATTGATGTAATTGATATCAATGATAATGCACCACGAATAACAGTGACATCTCTATTAACAACAATCCCAGAGGATTCTCCACCAGGTACAATTATAACACTTATAAATGTCCATGACTTAGATAGCAAGGAGAACGGAGAGGTTACTTGTGAACTTTCTGAAAACTTACCATTTCAACTAATATCAACCTCAGGAAATTATTATAAATTGGTAACTACAACTTCTGTTGATCGAGAGAAAGTTTCTCAGTATAATATAACTATTATAGCTACGGATAATGGATCTCCTCAGCTTTCTGCTAATAAAACTGTTCAGTTGAATATTTCTGATGTGAATGACAATCCACCCGTCTTCGCAATAAAAAATTATGTTGTCTATATACAAGAAAACAACCTGCAAGGGACTTCAATACATGGTATTCATGCATCAGATTGTGATATTAATGAAAATTCTAGAATTATGTATTCTGTTTTAAGTAATACTATAGATGATATCCCAGTGTCATCTTATGTCTCTATAAACTCAGTGACAGGGGTTCTCTATGCCCAGAGATCATTTGACTATGAACAGTTGCGGGAATTTCAGTTCCAGGTGATGGCTAAAGACAGTGGATCTCCTCCTCTAAGCAGTAATGTCACAGTGAGGATATGTATCATTGATAAGAATGATAATGCTCCTAAGATCCTCTACCCATCAGCAGACACTGAGGGATCAGCATTATTTGAGTTTATTCCTCACTCCGCTGAGAAGGGTTATCTAGTCACCAAAGTGATAGCAGTGGACGCTGACTCTGGACACAACGCCTGGCTCTCCTATCACTTACTACAGGTTCCTGATCCGTCTCTATTAACAATTGGACAATATAATGGTGAAATCAGGATTGGACGAGATCTTCCTGATATAGAAACTCTGAGGCAAAAGATTGTGGTCCTGGTGAAGGATAATGGACTCCCATCTCTCTCATCTACAGTTACTCTGAATTTGGTTGTGGCAGAAAACTTTCAGCAAGTTGTGCCAGAGATCAGACGCCAACCCAATAACTCAGCAACTGCTTCTAATACCACATTCTACCTTGTTATAGCTATAGGCCTGATCTCTCTATTATTTATTGTGACAGTGTTGATCACAATTATTTTTAAATGCAGAAAATCTCCTAGTTCAACATCCTTCGATGCTTTTAGTAGAAATGTGTATCCTCAGTTCACCCTGGGATGTCCttctgagatcagtgatacaaGTTTACCTTTCCCATTCTcatatgatgtgtgtgtgactTTGGACTCAAAGCAGAATGAAATTGCTTATCTGAAACCGGTGCAGAACGTCCCTACAGACAATCTCATAGACACTGATGACTCTGCTCTAGCAAATAATCAACCAGAGAGGTTGCCAGAAAACACTGTAGCACCG GTAATTGAATCTACAGAATAG
- the LOC138778681 gene encoding uncharacterized protein yields the protein MKYNTRCRGTQETVIWQVLFYVILFYCKNISGQLQYSIPEEMKRGAVVGNVAKDLGINVKDLVSRKFQIVSHVTKQYISIHMENGDLIVSDRIDRETLCGAKPSCFLHLEAVIENPLTFYTITIEIQDVNDNSPTFSKKSFEIGISESSVPGVHFSLGNAEDPDLGTNSIQTYTLSGNEWFSLRERTTKDGIKYPEITLEKSLDREKQSFYELILTVSDGGKPPKTGTAIVKITVQDVNDNFPKFMKDTYEIRLPENVPVGYLVVHLNATDEDEGSYGSISYSFSHIPKNADRVFSIDTLKGDITIIGSLDYEASDSYEMTVEAKDGGGLVTNCKVSIQVIDVNDNAPDITVTTLAATIPEDSPPGTVIAIINVHDLDSGLNSEIICQISDIKDFQLLPSSSNYYKLVTAANMDRERNSVYNVTVQCMDKGSPPLSTNKTIQLTISDVNDNYPVFEKISYIVYIIENNQPGTSIHNVVASDFDQDDNGKITYSIVNSNIDNIPVTSYVSINSMTGVLYAQRSFDYEQLREFQFQVMAKDSGSPPLSSNVTVRICIIDKNDNAPKILYPSADTEGSALFEFIPHSAEKGYLVTKVIAVDADSGHNAWLSYHLLQVPDPILFGIGQYTGEIKIVRDLQDSDNLRQKLVVLVKDNGVPSLSSTVTLNLVVAENFQQVVPEIRKQPTNSDSKSPATFYLVVSIALISCLFIITVLIAVIYKCRKTPTPTSYGAYSRNVYPQFTLGCPSEISDTSLPFPFSYDVCVTLDSKQNEIAYLKPVQNVPTDNLIDTDNPTEGNICASTDLPPSNINQVCYHVRKKTAAQLQYSIPEELKHGSVIGNIATDLGISSKDLSLRKFHIVFRGKIQYFNVNLETGDISIAERIDREAICGMKQTCFISFEAVIENPLQLYTVKLEIQDINDNPPNFLKNSFDIVISESALPGVRLALEHAQDDDLGTNSVQKYQISDNEYFMLEEKVTDGVKYPELILEKALDREKQNHHQLILTAIDGGQPPKTGTAFIEISVHDANDNFPKFSKDTYQITLNENSPIGFLVLHLDAIDEDEGSNAQVTYSFGNVPESVRKMFAVDPLGGNISIIGNLDYEMIEEYKFTVEAKDGGGLVAHCKVSVQIIDVNDNPPEIKVTSLTTEIPEDSTPGTVVALINVHDLDTGDNGKVFCHISEKMPFQLVSSSPNYYKLETTANMDREKASEYKITIMAVDKGNPPLSTDNTIQLMISDVNDNPPLFEKQNYIVYIPENNQAGLSIHSLYASDLDMNDNGKITYYILSSNIEDIPVSSYVSINSMTGVLYAQRSFDYEQLREFQFQVMAKDSGSPPLSSNVTVRICIIDKNDNAPKILYPSADTEGSALFEFIPHSAEKGYLVTKVIAVDADSGHNAWLSYYLLQVPEPSLYTIGQQNGEIRISRDLPDLESLRQKMVVLVKDNGSPSLSSTVTLNLVVAESFQQVVPEIRRQPKFTESPTNTTFYLVVSIALISIIFIVTVMVIVISKCRKTSTPTSFGNLGGHVYPQFTLGCPSEISDTSLPFPFSYDVCVTLDSKQNEIAYLKPVENVPTDNLIDTEDSATKDGSQTAAVLPVQSIFSAQVLAFGYICVQAVRTSTYCGV from the exons ATGAAATATAACACAAGATGCAGAGGGACACAAGAGACGGTGATATGGCAAGTATTATTTTATGTCATCTTATTTTACTGCAAGAATATCTCAGGCCAATTACAATACTCAATACCTGAGGAAATGAAaaggggagctgtagttgggaaTGTGGCAAAGGATCTTGGAATAAATGTTAAGGATCTTGTATCTAGAAAATTCCAGATTGTTTCTCATGTTACAAAGCAATATATCAGCATTCATATGGAGAATGGAGATTTAATTGTATCAGATAGAATTGATAGAGAAACATTATGTGGAGCTAAACCGAGCTGCTTTTTACACCTGGAAGCTGTGATCGAAAACCCTTTGACTTTTTACACAATCACTATAGAAATCCAGGATGTGAATGATAATTCTCCTACATTCTCCAAGAAATCTTTTGAGATAGGAATTAGTGAGTCTTCAGTTCCCGGAGTACACTTTTCATTAGGAAATGCAGAAGATCCAGATCTGGGCACAAATTCTATACAAACATATACTCTTTCTGGAAATGAATGGTTTAGTCTCAGAGAAAGAACTACGAAGGATGGGATTAAATATCCAGAAATTAcattagaaaaatcattagacaGAGAAAAACAGAGTTTCTATGAATTAATTTTAACAGTGTCTGATGGGGGTAAACCTCCTAAAACAGGCACTGCTATAGTTAAAATCACAGTTCAAGATGTAAATGACAACTTTCCCAAATTTATGAAAGACACCTATGAAATAAGATTACCTGAGAATGTACCTGTTGGCTACCTAGTGGTCCATTTAAATGCAACCGATGAAGATGAAGGTTCATATGGGTCAATATCTTACTCATTTAGCCACATACCTAAAAATGCAGACAGGGTATTTTCTATAGACACCTTAAAAGGCGATATTACTATAATCGGAAGTTTGGATTATGAAGCATCAGATAGCTATGAAATGACTGTGGAGGCTAAAGATGGTGGAGGTCTTGTTACAAATTGCAAGGTGTCTATACAAGTGATTGATGTGAATGATAATGCTCCAGATATAACAGTCACCACTCTGGCAGCAACAATTCCAGAAGATTCTCCCCCTGGTACTGTCATAGCAATTATTAATGTCCACGATCTGGATTCTGGGCTGAATAGTGAGATTATTTGTCAGATCTCAGACATAAAGGATTTCCAGCTGTTACCGTCATCCAGCAACTACTATAAACTTGTAACTGCAGCTAACATGGACCGAGAGAGGAATTCTGTATATAATGTCACAGTTCAGTGTATGGATaaaggatctcctcctctgtctaCCAATAAAACCATTCAGCTGACTATTTCAGATGTGAATGACAATTATCCTGTTTTTGAGAAAATTAGCTACATTGTCTACATTATAGAAAATAACCAACCTGGGACCTCAATACACAATGTTGTCGCTTCAGATTTTGATCAGGATGACAATGGGAAAATTACATACAGCATTGTGAACAGCAACATAGATAATATTCCCGTCACCTCCTATGTCTCCATAAACTCAATGACCGGGGTTCTCTATGCCCAGAGGTCATTTGACTATGAACAGTTGCGGGAATTTCAGTTCCAGGTGATGGCTAAAGACAGTGGATCTCCTCCTCTAAGCAGTAATGTCACAGTGAGGATATGTATCATTGATAAGAATGATAATGCTCCTAAGATCCTCTACCCATCAGCAGACACTGAGGGATCAGCATTATTTGAGTTTATTCCTCACTCTGCTGAGAAAGGTTATCTAGTCACCAAAGTGATAGCAGTGGACGCTGACTCTGGACACAACGCCTGGCTCTCCTATCACTTACTACAGGTTCCTGACCCAATATTATTTGGAATTGGCCAATATACTGGAGAAATAAAGATTGTGAGAGATCTTCAAGACTCTGATAACTTAAGGCAGAAACTTGTGGTTCTGGTGAAGGATAATGGAGTCCCATCTCTCTCATCTACAGTTACTTTGAACTTAGTTGTGGCCGAGAATTTTCAGCAAGTTGTGCCGGAGATCAGAAAACAACCAACGAATTCAGATAGTAAATCCCCTGCAACTTTCTATCTGGTGGTATCCATAGCCCTGATCTCCTGTTTATTCATTATAACCGTTCTCATCGCTGTCATCTACAAATGCAGAAAGACTCCCACCCCAACAAGCTATGGAGCGTACAGCAGAAATGTGTATCCTCAGTTCACCCTGGGATGTCCttctgagatcagtgatacaaGTTTACCTTTCCCATTCTcatatgatgtgtgtgtgactCTGGACTCAAAGCAGAATGAAATTGCTTATCTGAAACCGGTGCAGAACGTCCCTACAGACAATCTCATAGACACTGACAACCCAACAGAAGGGAATATTTGTGCAAGCACCGACCTGCCTCCCAGCAATATCAATCAG GTATGCTACCATGTAAGAAAAA agactgcagctcagcttcaatATTCCATACCAGAGGAACTGAAGCATGGATCTGTAATAGGAAACATAGCAACTGATTTAGGGATAAGCTCAAAGGATTTGTCATTAAGAAAATTCCATATTGTCTTCAGAGGGAAGATACAGTATTTCAATGTTAATTTAGAAACTGGGGACATAAGTATTGCAGAACGAATAGACAGAGAAGCAATTTGTGGTATGAAACAGACTTGCTTTATAAGCTTTGAAGCTGTGATTGAAAACCCTTTACAATTATATACTGTGAAGTTGGAAATTCAAGATATCAATGACAATCctccaaattttttaaaaaacagttTTGACATAGTGATCAGTGAGTCAGCCTTGCCCGGAGTACGTCTGGCTTTGGAACATGCACAAGATGATGACCTAGGAACTAATTCTGTACAAAAATACCAAATCAGTGATAATGAGTACTTCATGTTAGAAGAAAAAGTAACAGATGGTGTTAAATATCCAGAACTTATTCTAGAAAAAGCGCTGGACAGAGAGAAACAAAACCATCACCAACTAATTTTGACAGCTATAGATGGTGGACAACCTCCAAAAACAGGAACTGCCTTTATAGAAATTTCAGTTCATGATGCCAATGATAACTTTCCAAAGTTTAGTAAAGATACATATCAGATAACATTAAATGAGAATTCACCAATTGGGTTTCTGGTTTTGCATTTGGATGCCATTGATGAAGATGAAGGCTCCAATGCACAAGTAACATATTCATTTGGAAATGTTCCAGAAAGTGTACGGAAGATGTTTGCTGTGGACCCTTTAGGTGGTAATATATCTATTATAGGAAATTTAGATTATGAGATGATAGAGGAATATAAGTTTACAGTGGAAGCAAAAGATGGCGGTGGTCTTGTTGCTCATTGTAAGGTGTCAGTACAAATTATTGATGTCAATGACAATCCACCTGAGATAAAAGTTACATCTCTCACCACTGAAATTCCAGAAGATTCTACTCCAGGTACCGTTGTAGCTTTAATTAATGTTCATGATTTAGACACTGGAGACAATGGGAAAGTCTTCTGCCATATTTCCGAGAAGATGCCTTTTCAGCTAGTATCATCTTCTCCAAACTACTACAAACTAGAAACAACCGCAAATATGGATCGAGAGAAGGCTTCTGAATATAAAATAACAATTATGGCAGTCGATAAAGGAAATCCTCCATTGTCAACTGACAACACAATTCAACTCATGATCTCAGATGTCAATGATAATCCTCCTCTTTTTGAGAAACAAAATTATATTGTATACATTCCAGAAAATAACCAAGCAGGGTTATCAATACACAGTCTATACGCATCTGACCTTGATATGAATGACAATGGCAAAATAACATATTACATTTTGAGTAGTAATATTGAAGATATACCAGTTTCCTCATATGTCTCCATAAACTCAATGACTGGGGTTCTTTATGCCCAGAGATCATTTGACTATGAACAGTTGCGGGAATTTCAGTTCCAGGTGATGGCTAAAGACAGTGGATCTCCTCCTCTAAGCAGTAATGTCACAGTGAGGATATGTATCATTGATAAGAATGATAATGCTCCTAAGATCCTCTACCCATCAGCAGACACTGAGGGATCAGCATTATTTGAGTTTATTCCTCACTCTGCTGAGAAAGGTTATCTAGTCACCAAAGTGATAGCAGTGGACGCTGACTCTGGACACAACGCCTGGCTCTCTTATTATCTACTACAGGTCCCTGAACCATCTTTATATACAATTGGACAACAAAATGGTGAAATCAGAATATCTAGGGACCTTCCAGACTTGGAGTCTTTAAGGCAAaaaatggtggtattggttaagGATAATGGATCTCCTTCTTTATCATCTACAGTAACTTTGAACTTAGTCGTAGCAGAAAGCTTCCAGCAAGTGGTACCAGAAATAAGACGTCAACCCAAATTTACAGAATCACCAACTAATACAACTTTCTATCTAGTTGTTTCTATAGCTCTGATTTCTATTATATTCATTGTGACTGTAATGGTTATAGTAATTTCTAAATGTAGAAAAACAAGTACCCCAACTTCTTTTGGAAATCTTGGTGGACATGTGTATCCTCAGTTCACCCTGGGATGTCCttctgagatcagtgatacaaGTTTACCTTTCCCATTCTcatatgatgtgtgtgtgactCTGGACTCAAAGCAGAATGAAATTGCTTATCTGAAACCAGTGGAGAACGTCCCTACAGACAACCTCATAGACACTGAGGATTCAGCAACAAAAGATGGTTCTCAGACAGCTGCTGTGTTACCG GTGCAGTCCATTTTCTCAGCTCAGGTGTTGGCTTTTGGATACATATGTGTACAAGCTGTGAGGACCAGCACTTATTGTGGGGTGTGA